A region from the Phycisphaeraceae bacterium genome encodes:
- a CDS encoding 1-deoxy-D-xylulose-5-phosphate reductoisomerase gives MATNSTRRRLVVLGSTGSIGVNTLNVVEHLNALADENGNSSFDVVGLAAGRKADVLVEQTRKFHVPAVAIADPQQAQEMATRLPRTRIFAGDDSALELMEHADATDCIAAVVGSAGLPAAIVAARKGMSIGLANKETLVAAGSLITPIIKKHGARLIPVDSEHSAIFQCIEGQGRKSQGTRVGQTDGPQEHSSIKRIVLTASGGPFRTASKETVENATVEQALKHPTWVMGPKITIDSATLMNKALEVIEAHWLFDLPAEKIEVIIHPQSMIHSFVEFTDNSILAQLGPPDMKTPIQYALTYPHRSAGCSAALDWSKLNRLDFEEPDHERFGALRLAYDVIRKGGTAGAIFNAANEAAVAAFLERKVRFGRITELVRQALTSLTVREVDSLETVLAADREAREFVKDQICRQ, from the coding sequence ATGGCCACCAACTCCACCCGCCGCCGGCTCGTCGTACTCGGTTCCACCGGAAGCATCGGTGTCAATACGCTCAACGTCGTCGAGCATCTCAACGCGCTGGCCGACGAAAATGGCAACTCTTCATTCGATGTCGTCGGACTTGCAGCGGGACGCAAGGCTGATGTGCTCGTGGAACAGACCCGCAAGTTCCATGTGCCGGCAGTTGCTATCGCTGATCCGCAACAGGCACAAGAGATGGCGACTCGCTTGCCACGGACACGGATTTTTGCAGGTGACGATTCAGCACTGGAGTTGATGGAACACGCTGACGCGACCGATTGCATCGCGGCTGTGGTTGGCAGCGCGGGACTTCCCGCAGCCATTGTTGCTGCCCGCAAGGGAATGTCGATCGGGCTGGCGAATAAGGAAACTCTCGTCGCCGCCGGCTCCTTGATTACCCCGATCATCAAAAAACATGGCGCACGGTTGATACCGGTGGATAGTGAACACTCCGCCATTTTTCAATGCATCGAAGGTCAGGGACGTAAATCGCAGGGTACAAGGGTCGGTCAAACTGACGGACCGCAGGAGCACAGCTCCATCAAGCGTATTGTGCTGACCGCATCGGGCGGCCCCTTCCGCACTGCGTCAAAAGAGACTGTTGAAAACGCCACCGTTGAACAGGCACTAAAGCATCCGACATGGGTTATGGGGCCGAAGATCACCATCGACTCTGCCACGCTCATGAACAAAGCGCTTGAGGTGATCGAGGCCCATTGGCTCTTTGATCTCCCAGCAGAAAAGATCGAGGTCATCATTCACCCGCAGTCGATGATCCACTCCTTTGTGGAATTCACGGACAACTCGATTCTCGCTCAGCTTGGCCCACCGGATATGAAAACGCCTATTCAGTACGCATTGACCTACCCGCACCGGTCCGCGGGCTGTAGTGCCGCTCTGGATTGGTCGAAATTAAACAGGTTGGACTTTGAAGAACCGGACCACGAGCGGTTTGGGGCGTTACGGCTGGCCTATGATGTCATCCGCAAAGGCGGAACGGCTGGGGCGATCTTCAATGCTGCCAACGAGGCAGCGGTCGCAGCTTTCCTCGAACGCAAGGTCCGTTTCGGCCGTATCACGGAACTGGTGAGGCAAGCCCTGACGAGCCTGACAGTCCGCGAAGTGGACTCGCTGGAGACAGTGCTGGCCGCGGATCGTGAAGCAAGAGAGTTTGTAAAGGATCAAATCTGCCGACAGTAA
- a CDS encoding site-2 protease family protein, whose translation MHGTLLDTLHQLRSFILLVLGFGFVIFVHELGHFLAAKAVGIKVTQFAIGFGPSIFSFRKGIGFRFGSTEEEYAKRLQAQTASDSNTQTAESHHPVAMSETEYRLNWFPLGGYVKMLGQEDMDPSAVSDDERAFNRKPIWARATVISAGVIMNLIFGVVFFIIAFMMGVGFNPSIVGDVQLDSPASKAYAQGHEGDPKYKGLKPGDKVLSINGEAVSDFADMRVNVALANNPITAVVQRDTPDGTGERLTYVMESQRDAQMQLYSLGISPVSDTLLNPKLDAEDLPTILRQAGVTKGMRVLAVDGQPVKIKDYPHFDSLVSARQGNPAQVTFGFDDPARKDEARQVTLCAEPDLLMQEITSATNNQSPIYMQHMIGFLPVMKVEEPMPQSAAMAAGFLEGDVIARVGAVQWPTISRFIDVVSASKGKKLDVQVLRGKELVTLTVTPGRDGRIGVRPGYALEINRVGDVLPGSPAATLQINPGTEVLSINGEAVHNYGDMQRLLAAAVSAKLSAVPPSTQPAPSSVTIGYRLAVADQQPSTAAVTIPPEMVSELAQAQWRQPLPAFVFKTRLDEIKATSPLEAASIGIHKTGNFIVQTYLTVSALIRGRVPLNQMSGPVGIAHKGTQITNEGLSYLFWFLGLISANLAVINFLPIPVVDGGLMVMLIIEKIKGSPVSPKIQVAVTYAGLALILSLFLYITYHDVARLVG comes from the coding sequence ATGCACGGAACGCTCCTTGATACGCTGCACCAGCTCCGCTCATTTATCCTTTTGGTGCTGGGTTTCGGATTTGTCATTTTTGTTCACGAGTTAGGTCATTTCCTTGCCGCCAAAGCCGTAGGCATCAAGGTCACGCAGTTTGCAATCGGGTTTGGACCTTCGATTTTTTCGTTTCGCAAAGGCATCGGCTTCCGTTTCGGCTCCACCGAAGAGGAATATGCCAAACGGCTTCAGGCTCAAACGGCAAGCGACAGCAACACTCAGACAGCCGAATCTCATCACCCTGTGGCGATGAGTGAAACCGAATACCGCCTCAACTGGTTTCCTCTCGGCGGCTACGTAAAAATGCTCGGGCAGGAGGACATGGACCCCTCGGCTGTCAGCGATGACGAGCGGGCCTTTAACCGCAAGCCCATCTGGGCTCGCGCGACGGTCATCTCAGCGGGCGTCATCATGAATCTGATCTTCGGCGTGGTGTTTTTCATCATCGCCTTCATGATGGGTGTCGGCTTCAACCCCTCGATCGTCGGCGATGTCCAGTTAGATAGTCCGGCCTCCAAAGCCTATGCGCAAGGTCACGAAGGCGATCCCAAATACAAAGGTCTCAAACCCGGCGACAAGGTGCTGTCAATCAACGGCGAAGCGGTCAGCGACTTTGCCGACATGCGAGTCAATGTCGCCCTGGCAAATAATCCCATCACAGCCGTCGTCCAACGTGATACCCCAGACGGTACGGGCGAACGACTCACCTACGTGATGGAATCACAGCGCGACGCCCAGATGCAGCTCTACTCCCTGGGTATCTCGCCCGTCTCAGACACGTTATTGAACCCCAAGCTCGATGCCGAAGATCTGCCGACCATACTCAGGCAGGCAGGCGTAACTAAGGGCATGCGGGTTCTCGCGGTGGACGGCCAACCGGTCAAGATCAAGGACTATCCGCATTTTGACAGCCTTGTCAGTGCCAGGCAGGGCAACCCCGCACAGGTGACTTTTGGTTTCGACGACCCCGCCCGTAAGGATGAGGCCCGTCAGGTGACTCTCTGCGCCGAACCCGATCTATTGATGCAGGAAATCACGTCGGCGACAAATAATCAGTCCCCTATCTATATGCAACACATGATCGGCTTCTTGCCGGTGATGAAGGTCGAGGAACCGATGCCCCAATCGGCAGCGATGGCGGCCGGTTTTCTCGAAGGTGACGTGATCGCTCGTGTCGGAGCGGTTCAGTGGCCCACGATCAGCCGTTTTATCGATGTGGTATCCGCTTCCAAAGGGAAGAAACTCGATGTTCAGGTGCTTCGCGGCAAAGAGCTGGTCACTCTCACAGTGACTCCCGGACGAGACGGACGCATTGGCGTGCGTCCCGGATACGCACTGGAGATCAACCGCGTCGGAGACGTTTTACCCGGTTCACCCGCAGCGACACTTCAGATCAATCCGGGCACCGAAGTGCTTTCGATCAATGGCGAGGCGGTTCACAATTATGGCGACATGCAGCGGCTGTTGGCTGCGGCTGTCTCTGCCAAATTGTCCGCCGTACCACCTTCGACACAACCTGCTCCATCTTCCGTCACCATCGGCTACCGTTTGGCTGTCGCGGATCAGCAACCGTCCACAGCTGCTGTCACTATCCCTCCCGAAATGGTCAGCGAACTGGCTCAGGCACAATGGCGGCAGCCGCTTCCTGCTTTTGTCTTCAAAACCCGACTCGATGAAATCAAAGCGACAAGCCCTCTCGAAGCGGCAAGCATCGGGATCCATAAGACCGGCAACTTCATCGTGCAGACTTATCTGACCGTCAGCGCGCTGATCCGCGGACGTGTGCCGTTAAACCAGATGTCCGGTCCGGTCGGCATCGCTCACAAGGGCACGCAGATCACCAACGAAGGGCTGTCGTATCTTTTCTGGTTCCTCGGCCTCATCAGTGCCAACCTTGCCGTCATCAATTTCCTGCCGATCCCCGTAGTTGATGGCGGGCTGATGGTGATGCTCATTATCGAGAAGATCAAAGGCAGCCCGGTCAGTCCGAAAATCCAAGTAGCGGTCACCTATGCCGGCCTGGCTCTGATTCTGAGCCTGTTCCTCTACATCACCTATCACGATGTAGCCCGGCTCGTCGGGTAA
- a CDS encoding YidC/Oxa1 family insertase periplasmic-domain containing protein, producing the protein MKLTGLIVAIVIGAVFAFAIFYTSGRPGTPNSPTAATTQPASQPSAPSAAPAIQQAGTTPKLPAISADGFHPLDMGASTSVTLGSDADKGPYRLKIDLTYWGAGIKRITLANYAKVARGKERYVLADMISVAGDVRYPFGARRITINEHTIDLYAAAWSLVKADASTAIYRLVIGSSADKKVLEVTRTYSLAQGSYDLTMRQEFRNLLETDNKTDQSLRVVWEQNAQGDATPDDIFHGDDRSYAAGYFKLDYDPQRHHIYTDKSMLPRTSVLDYYRDKSRVFWPNPDLNPKCELAWVASLNRYFALVVHPTPLKSPPGNAADFPRWFEPGIEKGNLDSLGLEIIGQWNKDPLLDQRRAMFTLVSQPFDLAPGATLVLENGLFAGPRESDLFSKQPYVSLDFQNLIVYVMGCTWFTSQHIARWLLWLLKIFHFITFDWGVAIIVLVMMVRLILHPITKRAQINMTRLGKQMSTLKPEIERIKKKYSGDQQAINRETMTLYREKGVNPANMLGCAPMFLQTPIWAALYAMLYGAIELRQQPAFYGIFQKITGGRWEFLGDLARADNFILLPAGAQFTIPLIGIHVTAINLLPFLLAVVFYFQQKLMSPPPADDQAAQQQKIMKYMTLLFPIMLYSSPSGLTLYILASTGAGIVDSVIVKRHIKREEEEGRLFTAKPTKGPKPGGWKDRLMKVAETRQRAMMERQNKRKR; encoded by the coding sequence GTGAAACTTACGGGACTGATTGTGGCGATCGTCATTGGAGCGGTGTTCGCCTTCGCAATTTTTTACACCAGCGGCCGTCCGGGAACCCCGAACTCCCCCACCGCGGCGACGACGCAACCTGCATCCCAACCGTCTGCGCCGTCCGCAGCGCCTGCGATTCAGCAAGCCGGCACCACACCCAAACTGCCTGCGATCTCTGCCGATGGATTTCATCCACTCGACATGGGAGCTTCTACATCAGTGACCCTTGGTTCCGATGCAGATAAAGGGCCGTACCGTCTCAAGATCGACCTGACCTACTGGGGTGCGGGTATCAAGCGAATCACCCTGGCCAACTACGCCAAGGTCGCGCGTGGGAAAGAGCGGTACGTTCTGGCGGACATGATCTCCGTCGCTGGCGACGTGCGCTATCCCTTCGGCGCGCGGCGAATCACAATCAACGAGCACACCATCGACCTTTATGCCGCCGCGTGGAGCCTCGTCAAGGCCGACGCCAGCACTGCGATTTATCGACTCGTCATCGGCAGTTCCGCCGACAAAAAAGTGCTCGAAGTCACCCGCACCTACTCGCTGGCTCAGGGCAGCTACGACCTGACCATGCGGCAGGAATTCCGGAACCTCCTTGAAACCGATAACAAAACCGATCAATCGCTGCGGGTCGTCTGGGAACAGAATGCGCAGGGTGATGCAACGCCTGATGACATTTTCCATGGCGACGATCGCTCTTACGCGGCTGGATACTTCAAACTCGACTACGACCCGCAACGGCACCATATCTACACCGACAAATCCATGCTGCCCCGCACTTCCGTGCTCGATTACTACCGCGACAAAAGCCGGGTCTTCTGGCCAAACCCCGATCTGAATCCTAAATGCGAATTGGCGTGGGTGGCCTCGCTGAACCGCTACTTCGCCCTGGTGGTACATCCGACACCTCTCAAATCGCCTCCCGGCAACGCGGCGGACTTCCCAAGATGGTTTGAGCCGGGTATTGAAAAAGGGAACCTCGACTCTCTGGGACTGGAGATCATCGGGCAGTGGAATAAAGACCCCTTGCTCGATCAGCGACGGGCGATGTTCACTCTGGTATCCCAACCGTTTGACCTGGCGCCAGGTGCGACATTGGTTTTGGAAAACGGCCTGTTCGCAGGCCCTCGCGAGAGTGACCTATTCAGCAAGCAGCCCTATGTCTCGCTCGATTTCCAGAATCTGATTGTTTACGTGATGGGCTGCACGTGGTTTACTTCCCAGCATATCGCCCGCTGGCTGTTATGGCTGCTGAAGATCTTCCATTTCATCACCTTTGACTGGGGCGTGGCGATTATCGTGCTGGTGATGATGGTACGGCTCATCCTGCACCCGATCACCAAACGGGCGCAGATCAATATGACACGGCTGGGCAAGCAAATGTCCACGCTCAAGCCGGAAATCGAGAGGATCAAAAAGAAGTACAGCGGCGATCAGCAGGCAATCAACCGTGAGACCATGACCCTCTACCGGGAAAAAGGCGTCAATCCCGCCAACATGCTCGGTTGCGCACCGATGTTTCTCCAGACGCCGATCTGGGCAGCCCTTTACGCCATGCTTTACGGTGCTATCGAGTTGAGGCAGCAGCCCGCGTTTTACGGCATCTTTCAGAAAATCACCGGCGGACGGTGGGAGTTCCTTGGCGATCTGGCGCGTGCGGACAATTTCATCCTGCTGCCCGCAGGGGCACAGTTCACGATTCCTCTGATCGGAATCCATGTAACGGCCATCAATCTCCTGCCGTTCCTCCTTGCAGTCGTCTTTTACTTTCAACAAAAGCTGATGTCGCCGCCGCCCGCCGATGACCAGGCGGCTCAACAGCAGAAGATCATGAAGTACATGACGCTGCTTTTTCCGATCATGCTCTATTCGTCACCCAGCGGTCTGACGCTCTACATCCTCGCGTCCACCGGAGCGGGCATCGTGGACAGCGTCATCGTCAAGCGACACATCAAGCGCGAAGAGGAAGAAGGCCGTCTCTTCACCGCCAAGCCGACAAAAGGTCCGAAACCCGGCGGATGGAAGGATCGCCTGATGAAGGTTGCCGAAACACGGCAACGCGCGATGATGGAGCGTCAGAACAAACGAAAACGCTGA
- a CDS encoding tRNA modification GTPase yields the protein MVDDVIVAVSSPPGRSARGLIRITGPTATACVLSLLEPCIDFHPPRMLQAVKLRLTDNSHALLPVFLSVYRGPASFTGQDLVELQCPGNPALLERIVQRIIAAGARLAEPGEFTFRAFLAGKLDLTQAEGIAGTIAATSDAQLRAATHLREGKLGRFAAELVSDIATQLALVEAGIDFVDQDDVVPIGPRMLDERLAALESRLSNLLANSRTWGSLEALPRVVLVGAPSTGKSTLFNALLGQERAVISEMPGTTRDILAEPLKITSPSGGEIEVLLVDIAGIDTPSGMLDRHVQAAASRVIQEADLIMAIDDGTAPLPPLPAGKPILRVRTKSDLEPSRHANDLTVSAWRCEGLSELKSELASRFADASPTLSGETLALNPRHESALRDAITFIQSARERLVGCLDHAALPHMELIAGDLRRALDAMACIGGQMSPDDVIGRIFATFCVGK from the coding sequence ATGGTTGATGACGTCATTGTTGCGGTCAGTTCTCCTCCAGGTCGTTCTGCCCGTGGGTTGATTCGGATTACCGGGCCGACTGCGACAGCCTGTGTATTGTCGTTACTTGAACCCTGCATTGATTTCCACCCGCCTCGGATGCTGCAAGCCGTGAAGCTGCGTCTGACGGATAACAGTCATGCGCTGCTGCCGGTATTTCTGTCTGTGTACCGTGGGCCGGCCAGTTTTACGGGGCAGGATCTCGTTGAGTTGCAATGTCCGGGGAATCCCGCGTTGCTCGAAAGGATCGTGCAGCGGATCATCGCCGCCGGAGCCAGACTCGCAGAACCGGGGGAGTTCACCTTTCGTGCCTTTCTGGCGGGCAAGCTCGATCTGACTCAGGCTGAGGGAATCGCCGGAACCATCGCAGCCACGAGTGATGCGCAGCTCCGGGCCGCGACCCATCTGAGGGAAGGCAAACTTGGCCGTTTCGCTGCGGAGCTGGTCAGCGACATAGCGACACAGTTGGCACTGGTCGAGGCGGGCATCGACTTTGTCGATCAGGACGACGTTGTGCCGATTGGACCACGCATGCTTGACGAGCGTCTGGCCGCTCTCGAAAGTCGTTTATCAAATCTACTCGCAAACAGCCGTACCTGGGGTTCGCTTGAAGCTCTGCCCCGCGTGGTACTGGTCGGTGCACCAAGTACGGGCAAGAGCACACTGTTTAACGCGTTGCTGGGGCAGGAGCGAGCGGTAATCAGTGAAATGCCGGGGACGACGCGGGATATTCTCGCGGAGCCTTTGAAAATAACCTCTCCCTCCGGCGGAGAAATCGAAGTGTTGCTCGTCGATATTGCGGGTATCGACACGCCGTCCGGAATGCTCGACCGCCATGTACAGGCTGCGGCATCGCGAGTGATACAAGAGGCGGATCTAATCATGGCAATCGACGACGGTACTGCGCCCCTTCCGCCGTTGCCTGCGGGTAAACCGATCCTGCGTGTACGCACCAAAAGTGATCTGGAACCGTCTCGTCATGCGAACGATCTGACTGTGAGCGCGTGGCGATGTGAGGGTTTAAGTGAACTGAAATCAGAACTGGCGTCACGGTTTGCTGACGCATCACCCACGCTGTCGGGAGAAACGCTTGCTCTGAATCCTCGTCATGAATCAGCTCTGCGTGACGCAATAACTTTCATCCAGTCCGCCCGCGAGAGGCTGGTCGGCTGCCTTGACCATGCTGCGCTACCGCACATGGAACTGATCGCCGGTGACCTGCGGCGGGCTCTCGAT